One Tunturibacter gelidoferens genomic region harbors:
- a CDS encoding cytochrome c oxidase assembly protein, with protein sequence MPPEYRAIFDEWSPPLFLTTALLLSVVLYTRGWYAIRKTRPALFPTWRLVCFNLGIATIWVSIASPMDGFADALLSAHMVEHLLLMSFVPPLLLLGYPQVPLLRGLPHDMTVHLLAPFLRMKWLRTLGHFLTRPLVAWLAMNLTFLLWHIPAAYDFALEHEHWHEFEHICFLSTSILFWWPLIRPWPTSARYPGWIMLPYLVLADIVNTALSAFLAFCDRPVYTYYLERPNPFHIDPIADQRAGAVIMWVLGSLIFLIPAIFVTFRLLHQEKTRLS encoded by the coding sequence ATGCCTCCTGAATACAGGGCGATCTTCGACGAATGGTCCCCTCCGCTCTTCCTCACCACGGCGCTGCTCCTCAGCGTCGTCCTTTACACACGCGGCTGGTACGCCATCCGCAAGACGAGGCCCGCACTCTTCCCCACCTGGCGCCTCGTCTGCTTCAACCTCGGCATCGCGACCATCTGGGTCTCCATCGCCTCACCCATGGACGGCTTCGCCGACGCGCTCCTCAGCGCCCACATGGTCGAGCACCTCCTCCTGATGTCCTTCGTCCCACCGCTTCTTCTCCTTGGCTACCCACAGGTCCCACTCCTCCGCGGCCTTCCCCACGACATGACTGTCCATTTGCTCGCCCCCTTCCTGCGCATGAAATGGCTCCGAACCCTCGGCCACTTTCTCACTCGGCCGCTCGTAGCATGGCTCGCGATGAACCTCACCTTCCTCCTCTGGCACATCCCCGCCGCCTACGACTTCGCCCTCGAGCACGAACACTGGCATGAGTTCGAGCACATCTGTTTCCTCTCCACATCGATCCTCTTCTGGTGGCCGCTCATCCGCCCCTGGCCCACCAGCGCCCGCTACCCCGGCTGGATCATGCTGCCCTACCTGGTCCTGGCGGACATCGTCAACACGGCACTCTCCGCCTTCCTCGCCTTCTGCGACCGCCCCGTCTACACCTACTATCTCGAGCGCCCAAACCCCTTCCACATCGACCCCATCGCCGACCAGCGCGCCGGAGCCGTCATCATGTGGGTCCTGGGCTCGCTCATCTTCCTCATCCCAGCCATCTTCGTAACCTTCCGCCTCCTGCACCAAGAGAAGACCCGCCTCTCTTAG
- a CDS encoding cytochrome b N-terminal domain-containing protein has protein sequence MPDLKQRSLEVYNWFEARLGLGTPLIETAEHEVPANTASWWYVFGSAATVILVLQIMTGVLLALVYAPTASNAWNSLQFLDHNVKLGWFLRAMHGWGSDFMVAIVLIHMVQVFLFGAYKFPRELTWIIGVFLLLLTLGMAFTGQVLRFDQDAYWGLGIGASILSRVPLIGGPLVGLMLGGPIIAGNTLSRFFALHVFVIPGILLALVGMHVWMVLRLGINDWPMPGRLVKKSTYQREYHELEKKTGIPFVPDAAWKDAAFAAAIMLAVIACALWFGPFGPSGQPDPTIIETAPKPDYFFLWLYAVLAYLPPALETPVLFIMPVVGIAALILLPLLSGEGEKHVSRRPAAVLIVSVLAVSLGVFTHLGTYTPWSPIMNAWTSDPIPASYLHNRTPLEREGALVLQNKQCRNCHSIGGEGGLRGPALDTVASHMTEDQIIRQVLQGGGNMPAYGNALNPSETTALVKFLTTLRGNDLQPAIDASRHLALTTEHTPPSSAP, from the coding sequence ATGCCAGACCTAAAGCAACGCAGCCTCGAGGTCTACAACTGGTTCGAAGCCCGGCTCGGACTCGGCACCCCTCTCATCGAAACAGCCGAGCACGAAGTCCCCGCCAACACCGCCAGTTGGTGGTACGTCTTCGGCAGCGCCGCCACCGTCATCCTCGTCCTGCAGATCATGACCGGCGTCCTGCTCGCGCTCGTCTACGCCCCCACCGCCAGCAACGCCTGGAACAGCCTCCAGTTCCTCGACCACAACGTCAAGCTCGGCTGGTTCCTCCGCGCCATGCACGGCTGGGGCTCGGACTTCATGGTCGCCATCGTCCTCATCCACATGGTGCAGGTCTTCCTCTTCGGAGCCTACAAGTTCCCCCGCGAACTCACCTGGATCATCGGCGTCTTCCTCCTCCTGTTAACCCTCGGCATGGCCTTCACCGGCCAGGTTCTGCGCTTCGACCAGGATGCCTACTGGGGCCTCGGCATCGGCGCCTCCATCCTCAGCCGCGTCCCGCTCATCGGCGGCCCACTCGTCGGACTCATGCTCGGCGGCCCCATTATCGCGGGGAATACCCTCTCCCGCTTCTTCGCCCTCCACGTCTTCGTCATCCCCGGCATCCTGCTTGCGCTGGTCGGCATGCACGTCTGGATGGTCCTTCGTCTCGGCATCAACGACTGGCCCATGCCCGGTCGCCTCGTCAAAAAATCCACCTACCAGCGCGAGTACCACGAGCTCGAGAAGAAGACCGGTATCCCCTTCGTCCCCGACGCCGCATGGAAGGACGCCGCCTTCGCCGCCGCCATCATGCTGGCCGTCATCGCCTGCGCGCTCTGGTTCGGCCCCTTCGGTCCCAGCGGCCAGCCCGACCCCACCATCATTGAAACCGCGCCCAAGCCCGACTACTTCTTCCTCTGGCTCTACGCCGTCCTCGCCTACCTCCCGCCCGCCCTCGAAACTCCCGTCCTCTTCATCATGCCGGTCGTCGGCATCGCCGCTCTCATCCTTCTCCCGCTTCTCTCGGGAGAAGGCGAAAAGCATGTGTCCCGCCGACCCGCAGCCGTCTTGATCGTATCTGTCCTCGCAGTCTCGCTCGGCGTCTTCACCCACCTAGGCACCTACACGCCGTGGAGTCCCATCATGAACGCGTGGACCAGCGATCCCATCCCCGCGTCCTACCTGCACAACCGCACCCCACTCGAACGCGAAGGCGCGCTCGTCCTCCAGAACAAGCAATGCCGCAACTGCCATTCGATCGGCGGCGAAGGCGGTCTTCGCGGCCCGGCACTCGACACCGTAGCCTCCCACATGACCGAAGATCAGATCATCCGCCAGGTCCTCCAGGGCGGCGGCAACATGCCAGCCTACGGCAACGCCCTCAACCCGTCAGAGACCACCGCACTCGTCAAATTCCTCACCACGCTGCGCGGCAATGATCTGCAACCCGCCATCGACGCCTCACGCCACCTGGCCCTCACCACGGAACACACACCGCCCTCCAGTGCCCCGTAG
- the fbp gene encoding class 1 fructose-bisphosphatase: MRDVSMAMITTVQQHILQQQQEMLKSTGREPTGTFSWLLSGITLAAKMIEAKIRSAGLSDVYGAFGAENVQGEQQQKLDVYANQALLHCLGLRDSVAALVSEEDEEPVTFNRDAETGKYIIVFDPLDGSSNIDVNVNVGTIFSVLRRMPAELGTLEESILQPGFRQVAAGYVVYGPSTVLVYTTGNGVHGFTLDPTIGAFVLSNEKMMMPEQGSYYSVNEANAAGWPEEYRGYVEMLRTGGLKKEYSSRYIGSLVADFHRTLLKGGVFLYPPTLKQPKGKLRLLYEANPLAFIAEQAGGMATYGAGRILDIKPEGIHQRTPFCVGSRREMEALVAAVSPAATSASAR, from the coding sequence ATGCGAGACGTGAGCATGGCGATGATTACGACGGTGCAGCAGCATATTTTGCAGCAGCAACAGGAGATGTTGAAGTCTACGGGGCGTGAGCCTACGGGGACATTCAGCTGGTTGCTGAGTGGGATTACGCTGGCCGCGAAGATGATTGAGGCAAAGATTCGGTCGGCGGGATTGAGCGATGTGTATGGCGCGTTTGGCGCGGAGAATGTGCAGGGGGAGCAGCAGCAGAAGCTGGATGTTTATGCGAATCAGGCGCTGCTGCATTGCCTGGGACTGCGGGATAGCGTTGCGGCGCTGGTGAGCGAAGAGGATGAGGAGCCGGTGACGTTCAACCGGGATGCGGAGACGGGGAAGTACATTATCGTGTTCGATCCGCTGGATGGGTCGAGCAATATTGACGTGAACGTGAATGTCGGGACGATCTTCAGCGTGCTGCGGAGGATGCCTGCGGAGTTGGGGACGCTGGAGGAGTCGATTCTGCAGCCTGGGTTTCGGCAGGTGGCGGCGGGGTATGTGGTGTATGGGCCGTCGACGGTGTTGGTGTATACGACGGGAAATGGGGTGCATGGCTTTACGCTCGATCCGACGATTGGGGCGTTTGTGCTGAGCAACGAGAAGATGATGATGCCGGAGCAGGGGAGCTACTACTCGGTGAATGAGGCGAATGCGGCGGGGTGGCCGGAGGAGTATCGCGGGTATGTGGAGATGCTGCGGACGGGTGGGTTGAAGAAGGAGTATAGCTCGCGGTATATCGGGAGTCTGGTGGCGGACTTTCATCGGACGCTGTTGAAGGGGGGGGTGTTTTTGTATCCGCCTACTTTGAAGCAGCCGAAGGGAAAGTTGCGGCTGTTGTATGAGGCGAATCCGCTGGCGTTTATTGCAGAGCAGGCGGGTGGGATGGCGACATATGGTGCGGGGCGGATTCTGGATATCAAGCCGGAGGGGATCCATCAGAGGACGCCGTTTTGTGTGGGGAGCAGGCGGGAGATGGAGGCGCTGGTGGCGGCGGTTAGTCCGGCGGCTACTTCGGCGAGTGCACGGTGA
- a CDS encoding ubiquinol-cytochrome c reductase iron-sulfur subunit gives MIPSEQLPPTDQTLTEPHPDSVKDPSIAAGHSRRVFLFKLALAVNGLVGFVLAIPIVGYLLGPALKKTSTDNSWINLGPLADFPEGETRLVNYRNPITNEWDGQTGDIPCWVRRVSGDTFQVFAINCAHLGCPVRWFAQSKLFLCPCHGGAYYADGARASGPPERGLFEYQHKVSNGTLMISAGRMPTLANEAKMVTPLTQIETQIDGSPAARIAARLNTNDQPQPRCSSCQT, from the coding sequence ATGATACCGAGTGAACAGCTCCCACCAACCGATCAAACCTTGACCGAGCCACACCCCGACTCCGTCAAAGACCCGAGCATCGCCGCAGGCCACTCCCGTCGCGTCTTTCTCTTCAAGCTGGCTCTCGCGGTCAACGGGCTGGTAGGCTTCGTCCTTGCCATCCCAATCGTCGGCTATCTTCTCGGCCCCGCGCTCAAGAAGACCTCGACCGACAACTCCTGGATCAACCTCGGCCCGCTCGCCGACTTCCCGGAAGGCGAAACCCGCCTCGTCAACTACCGCAACCCCATCACCAACGAATGGGACGGCCAGACAGGCGACATCCCCTGCTGGGTCCGCCGCGTCTCCGGCGACACTTTCCAGGTCTTCGCCATCAACTGCGCCCACCTCGGCTGCCCAGTCCGCTGGTTCGCCCAGTCCAAACTCTTCCTTTGCCCCTGCCACGGCGGTGCCTACTACGCCGACGGTGCCCGCGCCTCCGGACCACCCGAGCGGGGCCTCTTCGAGTACCAGCACAAAGTTTCGAACGGCACCCTCATGATCAGCGCCGGCAGAATGCCAACGCTAGCCAATGAAGCAAAGATGGTCACTCCCCTAACCCAGATAGAGACCCAGATCGATGGCAGCCCCGCAGCACGGATCGCCGCCCGCCTTAACACCAATGACCAACCCCAGCCGAGGTGCAGCTCATGCCAGACCTAA
- a CDS encoding c-type cytochrome: protein MRSAPHRLAVFGTLMLSAVCITTTGCSRIPGRPGPGPEVVRPDEVLDFATLYKQNCAACHGNNGKNGAAISLANPVYLAVAGEQTIHQTIAQGVPGGLMPAFAKASGGSLTDQQVTILAQGAMQQWSASDQLAGTTLPPYAATLQGDANRGQQAYSAACARCHGADGEGTSADSKTSDPKATAGKLGSIVNPSYLALISDQDLRSIVIAGRPDEGMPDWRSDSAQPLNDQQITDIIAWLASKRVAEPGQPYHSH from the coding sequence ATGAGATCCGCCCCTCACAGACTCGCAGTGTTCGGCACCCTCATGCTGTCGGCTGTCTGCATCACCACCACCGGTTGCAGTCGCATCCCCGGCCGCCCCGGACCAGGTCCTGAAGTCGTACGCCCCGATGAGGTCCTGGACTTCGCAACCCTCTACAAACAAAACTGCGCGGCCTGCCACGGGAACAACGGCAAGAACGGCGCAGCGATATCGCTCGCAAACCCCGTCTACCTCGCAGTAGCCGGAGAGCAGACCATACACCAGACCATCGCCCAAGGCGTCCCCGGCGGCCTGATGCCTGCCTTCGCCAAAGCCTCCGGCGGATCGCTCACCGATCAACAGGTCACCATCTTGGCGCAAGGCGCCATGCAGCAGTGGAGCGCCTCCGATCAACTCGCAGGCACGACCCTTCCACCCTATGCCGCCACGCTGCAGGGCGATGCCAACCGCGGACAGCAAGCCTACTCCGCAGCCTGTGCCCGATGCCACGGCGCAGACGGCGAAGGCACCTCCGCCGATTCTAAAACCAGCGATCCCAAAGCCACCGCAGGCAAACTTGGCTCCATCGTCAACCCATCCTATCTCGCCCTCATCAGCGATCAGGACCTGCGCAGCATCGTCATCGCAGGCCGTCCCGACGAGGGCATGCCCGACTGGCGCTCTGACTCCGCCCAGCCCCTCAACGACCAGCAAATCACCGACATCATCGCCTGGCTAGCCTCCAAACGCGTCGCCGAGCCCGGCCAGCCCTATCACTCCCACTAA